cacgtcacagttgtcgattcatctaaaagttgtttcttaattatatacttatatcgtatttttacaaaaatcatgcatatttattactgaaattaccttgtttagcaatgctaccccaatgatacatacagtctcaccagatcaaagtcaagtgggtcaagcagagccagcagggatatgaactaacctccacctttacaaaactcacgatttttctttggatgcaggcacttgagttgcaaaatcatcaaatatactatacactcactcacaaagttcaggaatacaactctctgaaCCGTTGCGCTTGCTCGCAACCGCTAGccgcacacaacagtgtccccagcaaGCACAATATCCCTAGCAATCACGATActgcaatccgctatcagctaagaaaactctattgtcgTTTGCccttttacttcctgcataaggctaccattctgccttccaagactaagcactgtctccatctgcatttcctgcattgcataaggctaccagtctgccttccgagactaagcactgtctccatctgcatttcctgcattgcataaggctaccagtctgccttccgagactaagcactgtctccatttgcatttcctgcattacataaggctaccattctgccttctgagactaaacattatctccatctgcatttcctacattgcataaggccactattctgccttccgaggttaagctctacctccatctgcatggctgaaagattgccaccttatttacatttgcatggctgaaagatcgccacctctacatttgcatgactgaaagatcgccacctctacatttgcatgactgaaagattgccaccttacttacatttgcattggctaaaagatcgccaccttatttacatttgcatggctgaaaaatcgccaccttatttacatttgcatggttgaaagatcgccacctcttaCATTTgaattggctgaaagatcaccaccttatttacattttcatggctaaaatatcaccacctctacatttgcatggctgagaGATCGCCACCCATTGTAtctcatcggctgaaagatcgccacatactgcatctcatgggctggaAGATCGCTAAATCatccgaaggcatcattgttcggaggcaccattttcatagcccgagaacaccatatcatggcctgaggaccccttttcaatcttttgcatatcattattcaaaggcatcaaggttcggaggcatcattcttatagcccgagagcatcatttcatggcctacgaatcttttattatacgcttcatggcccaggaaaTCATGATCTGAGGACgccatcctaaccgtccaaagaaaacattcatggtccgacgaaaacttgcatcatgtttaaatttacacacaatatatgcttgtattgcttatttgcaggtaaactggTGAGCAACGGCTATCTCAGCAAGAGCAATCTCGCTCTAGTTCCCGCACccctattagaccttaaccattcaTCCCGATCtaaatattgcgtccgttcttgaaagacTCCTCGAACCCTTTCGtacggtcaaaattgaccatcatatctttacccgacaactctttcatccttcctgggtaaagaggggtagctgttgatacccaaattcccctgtatattttcaatatgcaaaatactctcaaaatagaatgtatatgcatatataagtatgtcccaagttttcaatatttttctcttatttttttaaagatttatttaatcaatttattgccttattttagcaagaaaagcccaataattattcccaaaattgttattttggtaattcactTATCAGATTcgcatatttataccaaaatgtagctaacataatttttgcatatttttacaaaatttatttagtatttttaagttaaaatgacatataattgcaatattagcctatttcaagatttaattgtgtttataactataaaattgactccaatattttttatttttcatcattatatgttattaatcattttagtacatttaattactcccagaaattaatttactattttttataattttaaaagggaaaaattggctatttaaataatagcacaattcgtttcaattttagcctaaaatctgaccccaaattagACCCCAATTTCCGGCCCAATTTTAATTAaacccgacccaggccccaattacccctacccgacccaataccttattaaatcctagccgttgatctaaaagatcaacgaccctcactcgttcttaccatttttaattccaaacaaCCCCCCAATACCCCTCATTTCCCTAactcgtctctatctctctacctctggttctctctagaaccttccccctttcacctcctctccgatgagttccCTTCATATTTTTCGGCCACCTTCTgacctgaatccatggtggtttcaccacccaccaagcCACCTATGGCTCCTGGTGTTTGGTTACTAGAGCTTCATGACTCGACCACGAAGAGTTGGTTCCAGACCTCTGTTGATTCAAGTTCCATGGCCATCTCCGGCCTGCTCCGACGAGCCATGCCTGTTTcgagcctggcctcgactcctcTTGCTTAGATCCAAGTCTTTCTCAtcgtttgggttcctctgaaagccctagcttttgaggtttttctaaTCTCTTTAGATCTATTCCAGATCTATGCTTTCCCTAAAGTTTTTAAACGATTTTCTTTCGAAAAAAACTATGcttaaaaactattttttttcgatctagggttttctgagttatttagatgtttctctaattttctctttctttcgtgtgtttcttctactgtattttttcTTTACTGTGTTTTTGTGTGTTTCTTATTaagtttcctctactgtgttctgattagttttcttctactatgttttctttgagcgcttctactgtgtttctcatgttactcttctaccatgtttctcatgagtttttgTTGCTGAAGGAACATGTTAaaggtttcagttcttttctgagacctctgaactTGTTTCGACTTAATTATTTGCCctctcatctctgcactcgagtgatggtagaaaccctagaatttggggggggggggctttTCCAAGTTTGGgaaccattggctatgtgatttgcttgagTTGGTTTTATCTCAAAAGAAACCCTAATTCTTTCAGACCtatttcgagtctctgaactgagttttgaaGTCCTTGTTTTTTATATGAACATTTGGGGTTGATTAGTTAAAAGGGCGGGTAattatgtatgcaaaaagggtagataccatgtctataggaattctgaATTCTACATagataaaacatctataggttttcgaattctgcacattcaaatgcatatagaagcatgtctatagggaattctgaatgtccattttcatatagaaatcatgatcataggtctGCTACTCtcgtctagaaatcatgcctataagtcaatctgaattctgcatatgcatatagaaaatatgcctataggtctttctgaatccTGTATATCCATTTTTCTCATATACAAATcgtgttcataggtcttaaacaaatttttgcacctagataccatgctcataggacttaaaTATTCAATTGCACTTAGGTATCATGTCTTAAAcagaattcagcatctagattatcatgttcataggtttaagacgagttttctgcatttttataCTGTATCTAcaatgttttaaaatcagtaacgccttgaaaacatgtctataagagtttctaattgaatctgattcgcctcacttaatgttagatataaaaatcagtaacaatagaTACTATGACTTGCAAAGCTTATAATCAATTTGTTTGAATTCTGCCTTTCGTTTAATAATCTGAGTCTCTCACTTAGCCAGTTTAACGAGTACGCATATAGGGTTTCAAAtcattcatttcaagttttattGTCTTttgaatcatgcctataggacctttgtcctaacacttaggcaagccttagggtgataactataaactgaatctgttctattaactacaaccagcaggcatgcctAATTCGGGCTTCATatctaaaatattttataaatcgGTCTGCCTCAACCTCTAAGTTCTTTCACATTCAgtatttaatcagaccctaaacagtacgtgcaagacatgctaaattaCGTACTTCTTTGACtaaaggaggtatatctgagcccttttgcctgttatgtgctttcccccaattTGTTATATATGTTCTtgcatgtcgccttagaattttacctttgaaactacaaataagccaatatcctttccctttaggattagtagtcctaaatgcctcctgGACTGacaggattggggcgggtaatagcatgcaatgagtaaacgagaccaatttgcgctttaataccttaacggggtgggaatggtagatatggatatgatgaccacgcgataacgttacgtgtagcccctcattgaggagtgattaccgaacgttgtgtagggtgatccatattagtaataaacctaggacccccttttcattatttcttatctcttttaaagaattttaaactcttttttttaagaaaaatcagcttttcttttaattcttcccaactttatttgtttgtaaacccttatgtgaaaatccccttttatttgaatctttatttgtttacatgttatttgcacctaagttcacaataatagtctggccgggaaccacactagtggatcctgaggggtgtctaacacttttcccttgggataatttcaagcccttaccctatctctggttactcaaatcaaactctcttggtgtcctaatgcaccctaattattaggtggcgactcttcaaattcaaacccaattcccaaaagggaatgagttgtcctcccaaatgtcataaaccccattccgcgaggaaaaagggggcgcgacaccttcctgtgggcattggcttttggaagatgtaattcaaaggatccattctggatatgaggtaagtagtgtaggccaaaagataatgtctcaacttctgagcgacccaagtcaaggcacaacatgtcctttctaaaagggtgtacttaacctcataatcggtgaacttcttgctcaaataatagATTGCATGTTCCTTTCTGCCTGttgcatcatgttgccccagaacgcaTCCAAAGGAATTATCCATCACTGATAGATATAAAAATAAAGGCCTACtaggttcaggtgggaccagtaCAGGGGGTTTTGACAGATAATCTTTGATCCTGTCAAAAGCCTTTTGGCAATAGTCTGTCCATCTGATAGCgacatcctttttcagcaacttaaagatgggctagCACGTGGTtttgagctgagcaatgaacctactgatgtagttcaacctctcGAGCAAACTCATGACCTCCTTTTTGTTCTTAGGTGGTGGTAGATCTCGAATGGACTTTATTTTAGATGGATCCAATTCGATGCCTCTACGACTGACTATAAAACCGAGGAGTTTCCcagatggaaccccaaatgcacacttggctggATTAAGCTTAAGGTTGTACCTACGATGCTGTTCGAAGGACTTTTTAAATCACACACGTGATCGTcttgtgtctttgattttatgatgacattgttgacatatacttcaatctctttgtgcatcatgtcgtgaaaaatggtggtcatgaCCCTCATATAAGTTTCCCCTGCAttttttaaaccgaatggcatgaccctgtaacaataagtacccatggcgtggtgaaagcggtcttttctgcatcatcctcatccattagaatttggtggtacccagcatagcaatccacaaacgATTGGATCTCATGCTTTGCGCAATTATCTACAAGaatatggatgtttggcaaaggaaaattatcctttggacttgctttgttcaggtccCTATAGTCGACACAAAATCtggtttttccatccttctttagcaCGGGCACAACATTTGCCACCCAGGTGGTGTATCGGATAGCTCTGACCACATTGGCACTTAGTTGCTttattatttctttgattttgtcactcatgtctattttaaatttttgttgcTTTTGTTGGACCGGTGGAAAACCAGGATATGTAGAAAGCTTATGAACCACCATATCAACACTtaaacccggcatatcatcataaaaccaagcaaacacatctctgTATTCAAATAAATGTTGAATCAAGACATCTCTGGTTTTTTGTTCaatgtgaatgcttatctttgTTTCTCTAACTTCTTCAGGGCTTCCAATATTAATCGACTCAGTTTTATTGAGGTTTGgcttaggcttgttttcaaattgttccaactctcttcttatttcctcaaCAACCTCATCTTCCACATATTCAACCTCTTGATGCGTTATTTCGATAATAGACAGCTTTTCAAGATCCGCGCAtgaattccgcatgcatgtcatgttattaaaacAGGAATTAACAAAACTGAAATGGAAATAAAATGACAGGaattaggaaaaggaaaagataggAAACTGAACTGCATTTTATTGAattcgaaaggatagaagggttaacatcaaaacaaaacaatcatCCTGAgatatttggattacaaccctgaaagtaacccaaaatacaaaaaagaagctgcaaaagcaaactaccaagactctttCCTTGTGGGGAGAGGAGTTGCTTCCCAGTTGGTGAGCATGGTGTCTGGGTCAATTAGTTGCACATCGGCACGACTAGTGCCTTCACCAGCCCGGATCATATTCACTTCAAAAATATCTCGCTGAGGTCATGGCAAATTTCATCAATGTTTGCATGCACCGAGGAATTTTGACCCTCTTGGAGTCGTGGCTTGAAAAAAGTGTAGAAAATATGATGGATAGGCTGTTGCAAGACCCATCCACTCTTTTGCGGTGTTTCgatttgtttttgtctatttgtgTTGGCCTGAAGTCTAAGCCAAAAGTACCCTGGTTGCCTAACAGAGAAATAGGCTCTGAaattccttgcaatgatgcccccaaaccttttcctagcTCATAACCTTGTCTCATCATAACTGTAGCCACCATTACAGATGTGGAGGAAAGACGAGGATGCAGAATGGGCTTTCCTTCCTTGACATGGTCCACAACAACCACTTCAAAAGCCTGATAGACAATGGACTCAGACCCTTCCTTGGCCTCAATACAAGGGATTAACGGGTCTTTATAAACGGAAGACTTGTCTTCTCCGTGAACAATAATTTCTTACCCGTCATGTTCGAATTTGAGCATCTGGTGCAAGGTAGATGGCACAGCTCGGGCTGtatggatccatggccttccaagaagaAAGTTATAAGAAGTGACCATGTCCACTACTTGGAAAACAATCTCAAAGTCCACCGGCCCAATCGTCATGGTGAGGTtgatttcccccatggtatctctcgctGAGCCATCGAAAGCCCGGATACAAACATTACTGGGTCGGATTCTGTCTGTATTGTTCTTCATGCTTTgcaaagtagagagagggcatACATCTACATTTGAGCCTCCATCAACCATAACTCTCTTTACATAATGCCCGTCacatttgaccatcaagttcAAAGCCCTATTGTGCCCAGCTCCTTCTTCGGGAAGTTCATCATCGGTAAAGGAGATTTTGTTTACCTTAAAAAATATGTTGGCCATCTTCTCTAACTAATTCATATGGTCTCCTCTGAGATATGTGTCTCGTTCAGGACCTTGATTAGTACACGGGCATGCTCTTTGGAATGTATGAGCAGAGATAGTAGAGAGATTTGGGCGGGAGTCTTTCTTAGCTTGTCAATGATTGAGTAATCCTTAGCTTTCATTCCTCTGCTTCAGTGACTGGCTTCTTTATTGGCAATTGGCCTCCTCTGATTTGCTTGGCCTTCCTCAACTCTTCTGGAAAAtaacatctccccgatcgagtcaatcCTCTAGTTTCCCCTACTTCCTCTatgatttccttgcctttgtaggTCATCACAGTTTTGTTGTAGTTCAAGGAACTGTTTTCGTGTTTGTCACAG
This sequence is a window from Nicotiana sylvestris chromosome 3, ASM39365v2, whole genome shotgun sequence. Protein-coding genes within it:
- the LOC138886818 gene encoding uncharacterized protein, with the protein product MANIFFKVNKISFTDDELPEEGAGHNRALNLMVKCDGHYVKRVMVDGGSNVDVCPLSTLQSMKNNTDRIRPSNVCIRAFDGSARDTMGEINLTMTIGPVDFEIVFQVVDMVTSYNFLLGRPWIHTARAVPSTLHQMLKFEHDGFVNSCFNNMTCMRNSCADLEKLSIIEITHQEVEYVEDEVVEEIRRELEQFENKPKPNLNKTESINIGSPEEVRETKISIHIEQKTRDVLIQHLFEYRDVFAWFYDDMPGLSVDMVVHKLSTYPGFPPVQQKQQKFKIDMSDKIKEIIKQLSANVVRAIRYTTWVANVVPVLKKDGKTRFCVDYRDLNKASPKDNFPLPNIHILVDNCAKHEIQSFVDCYAGYHQILMDEDDAEKTAFTTPWVLIVTGSCHSV